CTGAACCGGACGACACGTGGAACATGTGTACCTTCGTCCCTGTCTGTTCGGCGAAGGTGATCATCCGCTCGACGGCTTCCTGTTCGGCGATCACCGGTCGAGAATGGGAGTGATCGATGGGTTCGTTTCGGCCCTCGGCTTTGAATTTCTCGGTGTAGTGGTCGATGATCTCGCCGTTTTCCTCGTGGAAGCCGAGTCGCTTGCCTGTCTCTGCAATTCGCTCCATTGCCTCGAGAATCTCGCCGTCGTTCGGCGGCGGCACGTCGCCCACTGTTGAACCAAGGAAGATTTTGAATCCCAGCGCGCCGGCCTCGTCGATGTCGGGAATCAGATCGAGATTTTCGCTCGTGACGACCGCGTAGCTCTGGAAATCGACGTGTGCGAACGCTTCACCGCGGTCGAACTTGAGCTCGAGGTGTTCGGGGCGGTCGATCACGGGGTCGGTGTTTGGCATGCCGACGACGGTCGTCACGCCGCCTGCAGCGGCCGCTCGAGTGGCGGATTCCCAGTCTTCTTTGTACTCGAGGCCAGGTTCGCGGTTGTGAATGTGGCCGTCGATGATGCCGGGGACCAGGAGTGCGCCCTCGGCATCGTAGACGCGCTCGGCGTCGGGAAGTTGGTCGTCGCGGCCGCGGGCGACGATAGTTCCATCCTCGACGGCGACGCCCGTCTCGGATTCGCGACCGGCGGGCGTCACGACGGTACAGTTGCGGATGACGAGATCGACAGTCATTGGCATGCGCTTGCCGAGGCGGGTGCATAATAGCTTCTGTTGGCCGCACACAGATCGTGATCGGCGGTCAAATCACCGTCTTCGGGCGTATAAGCACTGAATACTGTCCGGTATGGATGGTATACTAAACCGCCCGGAAACTGTCCACTCTCCAATGCGTTCGCCACCGATTCGCGACCAGACGATTCTCGTCACTGGCGGTGCCGGTTTCATCGGAAGCCACCTCGTCGAGGCACTGGTCCCGAACAATGAGGTTCGAGTTCTGGATAACTTCTCGACGGGCGACCGGTCGTTCCTTCCTGAAGATGTGACGGTCATTGACGGCGACATCACCGATCCGATAGCGCTCCAACAAGCCGCACGCGGTGTCGACATCATCTTCCACCAGGCTGCGATGGTCAGCGTCGCCCAGAGCGTCTCCGCACCGCGAGCCAGCAACGAGACGAATCTCGAGGCCAGCCTCCTCGTGTTAGAGCAGGCCCGACAGGAAGACGCCCGCGTCGTCGTCGCCTCGAGTGCGGCGATTTACGGTCATCCGGACGAACTCCCGGTACCCGAAACTGCCTCGACGGACCCCACGTCACCGTACGGCATTCAGAAACTCGCACTCGATCAGTACGTCCGACGCTACGAAGAGCTGTACGACCTCGAGACGGTCGCACTGCGATACTTCAACGCCTACGGCCCGCGCCAACAAGGGCCATACAGCGGCGTCATCTCGACGTTCCTCGAGCAGGCTCGAGCTGGCGAACCGATCACCGTTGAAGGCGACGGCGAGCAGACACGTGATTTCGTTCACGTCGACGACGTCGTCCGTGCGAA
The Natronolimnobius baerhuensis DNA segment above includes these coding regions:
- a CDS encoding NAD-dependent epimerase/dehydratase family protein — protein: MRSPPIRDQTILVTGGAGFIGSHLVEALVPNNEVRVLDNFSTGDRSFLPEDVTVIDGDITDPIALQQAARGVDIIFHQAAMVSVAQSVSAPRASNETNLEASLLVLEQARQEDARVVVASSAAIYGHPDELPVPETASTDPTSPYGIQKLALDQYVRRYEELYDLETVALRYFNAYGPRQQGPYSGVISTFLEQARAGEPITVEGDGEQTRDFVHVDDVVRANLCAATTDNVGEAYNVGTGERISIRDLAETIRDATESQSPIVHKDPRPGDIRHSGADVSKAASGLGFEARISLESGIRSLVSAESLARSDQAAERAVDAQ
- the allB gene encoding allantoinase AllB, with protein sequence MTVDLVIRNCTVVTPAGRESETGVAVEDGTIVARGRDDQLPDAERVYDAEGALLVPGIIDGHIHNREPGLEYKEDWESATRAAAAGGVTTVVGMPNTDPVIDRPEHLELKFDRGEAFAHVDFQSYAVVTSENLDLIPDIDEAGALGFKIFLGSTVGDVPPPNDGEILEAMERIAETGKRLGFHEENGEIIDHYTEKFKAEGRNEPIDHSHSRPVIAEQEAVERMITFAEQTGTKVHMFHVSSGSAAEAVARGKDRGVDVTAETCPHYLWFTEEVMREKGNPARIQPPIRDADERATLWDVGIDDGAIDCIATDHAPHTPEEKKVDDPFGNIWDSISGFVGLETEVPALLTFVNEGRLTLEEWVYRHSTRPAQVWGMYPQKGSLQVGTDADFTIVDPDLEWTLESADELHSKNCVTPFIGESFTGKAVATVVRGELVAEDGEVVGESGYGTRVRVNE